A single genomic interval of Aegicerativicinus sediminis harbors:
- a CDS encoding FGGY-family carbohydrate kinase, whose amino-acid sequence MKEVTAVFDIGKTNKKFFLFDENFKEVHKEYTQFDEITDEDGYPAENLEALQKWLKEVFNRILKTDKFTITAINFSCYGASLVHLDEDGIPLTPLYNYTKPLDNKLLQQFLEKYGPRENFLKTTGCANLSMLNSGLQLYWLKYNQPDVFSKIKYSLHLPQYLSYIFTGIPISEYTSIGCHTALWDYSKKDYHSWVYKESIHKILPRIVSTETSINMNYNGRRIKIGVGIHDSSAALLPYVRSIKKEFILVSTGTWSIALNPFSDNPISDDIRDKDVINYMRINGKPVKAIRLFLGNEYKIQVAKLDEYFGVPEDYHRSVKFDYDIYYELISDFENCYRWESIELDHMPDHTIMRFHKYEHAYHQLMMELVALQIKSIKRVVEGKDIKRIYIDGGFSHNDLYTNLLSHYFRDKKLRTTDASLGSALGAAISISDKKLNSKFLKENYSLKKHVPFIIK is encoded by the coding sequence ATGAAAGAAGTAACGGCGGTTTTCGATATTGGAAAGACAAATAAGAAATTCTTTTTGTTCGATGAAAACTTTAAAGAAGTTCATAAAGAGTACACCCAATTTGATGAAATAACCGACGAAGATGGTTATCCTGCCGAAAACCTCGAAGCCCTACAAAAATGGCTGAAGGAAGTATTTAACAGAATCCTGAAAACTGATAAATTCACTATAACAGCAATAAATTTTTCTTGTTACGGCGCTAGTTTGGTTCATTTAGATGAAGATGGCATCCCACTGACGCCCTTATATAATTATACAAAACCTCTTGATAATAAATTGCTCCAACAATTTCTTGAAAAATACGGGCCGAGAGAAAATTTTCTGAAAACAACTGGATGTGCTAACCTCAGCATGCTAAACTCAGGTTTACAACTTTATTGGCTGAAGTACAATCAACCGGATGTGTTTTCCAAAATAAAGTACAGTCTCCATTTACCCCAATACTTAAGTTATATCTTTACAGGAATTCCCATTAGCGAATACACTAGTATTGGTTGCCATACCGCACTTTGGGATTATTCAAAAAAAGATTACCACAGCTGGGTTTACAAAGAAAGCATACACAAAATTTTACCTCGTATTGTATCTACCGAAACCAGTATCAACATGAATTATAATGGTAGACGCATTAAAATCGGAGTTGGAATACACGATAGTTCCGCAGCACTTCTCCCCTATGTGAGAAGTATAAAAAAAGAGTTCATTTTAGTGTCGACGGGCACTTGGAGTATTGCACTTAACCCATTTAGCGACAACCCTATTTCTGATGATATAAGGGATAAAGATGTAATAAATTATATGCGCATAAATGGAAAACCTGTTAAAGCGATTCGGCTTTTTTTAGGAAATGAATATAAAATTCAGGTCGCTAAGTTGGATGAGTATTTTGGTGTCCCTGAAGATTATCATAGGTCTGTTAAATTTGATTATGATATTTACTATGAGTTAATAAGTGATTTTGAAAATTGTTATCGTTGGGAAAGTATTGAGTTAGACCATATGCCCGATCATACCATTATGCGGTTTCACAAATATGAACATGCATACCATCAATTAATGATGGAACTTGTAGCACTTCAAATTAAATCTATCAAAAGAGTAGTCGAAGGCAAAGACATTAAGAGAATTTATATCGATGGCGGCTTCAGCCATAATGACCTTTATACCAATCTCCTATCACACTATTTTAGAGATAAGAAATTACGAACTACCGACGCATCTCTCGGTTCTGCCTTAGGTGCAGCAATAAGTATTTCAGATAAAAAATTGAACAGCAAATTCTTAAAAGAGAATTACTCGCTGAAAAAACATGTGCCTTTTATAATTAAGTAA
- a CDS encoding bifunctional aldolase/short-chain dehydrogenase: MQKTFKYVDYLWNDDDATALGDDQVAQFLYRSNILGSDLRITNYGGGNTSCKTIERDPLTNEEVEVMWIKGSGGDIGTLTKAGIAGLYVNRLRDLKNVYEGLHDEDRMVGLFNHCIYDLESKAPSIDTPLHGMLPFKHIDHLHPDALIAVAAAKDSEKVTKEIWGDTMGWVPWQRPGFDLGLQLEKCLNENPGIRGIVLGSHGLFTWGDTSYDCYMNSLEVIEKASDYIQEKIKEKGSVFGGQKVQSLEKDLRIEQASKLMPILRGLCSSENRMVGHFTDSDTVLEFINSNDLERLAPLGTSCPDHFLRTKIQPLVLQLDPNEDLSNTDKVKEQLVPAFENYRKEYKDYYETCKRPNSPAMRDPNPVIIIYPGVGMFSFSKDKQTTRVASEFYINAINVMRGAEAITSYTALPRQEAFDIEYWLLEEAKLQRMPKEKPLSRKIAFVTGAGGGIGKAIADKLAQEGACVVLSDISEERLIEATSSYGKDKGTYAVCDVTDSNSIAEALKKSCLEFGGVDIVVHSAGLAISKSLEDTTEKDWDILQDVLVKGQFELIKQGVAIMRLQGLSGDVVSIASKNGLVSGPNNVGYGTAKAAQQHMVRLLAAELGKDKIRVNTVNPDGVIVGSKIWEGEWAEGRAKAYGISVDELPAHYAKRNLLNEIIYPSDIANGVFACVAVLDKTTGNIINVDGGMANAFVR; encoded by the coding sequence ATGCAAAAAACTTTTAAATACGTTGATTACCTATGGAATGATGACGATGCAACAGCGTTAGGAGACGATCAAGTAGCTCAATTCCTTTATAGATCCAACATTCTAGGATCTGATCTTCGTATCACCAATTATGGAGGTGGAAATACCAGTTGTAAAACCATAGAACGGGATCCCTTAACCAATGAGGAAGTTGAGGTTATGTGGATAAAGGGATCAGGTGGAGATATTGGCACGTTAACCAAAGCAGGAATAGCAGGGCTATATGTAAATCGCCTTAGGGATTTAAAAAATGTTTACGAGGGTCTGCATGATGAAGATAGAATGGTCGGCCTGTTTAACCATTGTATTTATGATTTAGAAAGTAAAGCGCCTTCCATTGATACACCTCTGCATGGAATGTTACCATTTAAACACATTGATCATTTACACCCAGATGCTCTTATTGCCGTAGCCGCTGCTAAGGATAGCGAAAAAGTAACCAAAGAAATTTGGGGCGATACAATGGGTTGGGTTCCATGGCAAAGACCAGGCTTCGATTTGGGATTACAACTGGAAAAATGCCTGAACGAAAATCCAGGAATTAGAGGAATCGTTTTGGGAAGCCATGGCCTTTTTACATGGGGAGACACCTCATACGACTGTTATATGAATAGTCTAGAAGTGATTGAAAAAGCTTCTGATTACATACAAGAAAAAATTAAAGAAAAAGGCAGTGTATTTGGAGGGCAAAAAGTTCAATCCCTAGAAAAGGATTTACGTATAGAACAAGCCTCTAAATTGATGCCTATTTTAAGAGGTTTATGTTCTTCTGAAAATCGTATGGTGGGTCATTTTACCGATAGTGATACTGTTTTAGAATTTATCAATAGTAACGATTTGGAACGATTAGCTCCATTGGGAACCTCCTGTCCAGACCACTTTTTAAGGACTAAAATTCAGCCTTTGGTACTTCAGTTAGATCCAAATGAAGATTTAAGTAATACAGATAAGGTTAAAGAGCAACTTGTTCCAGCCTTTGAAAACTATAGGAAAGAATATAAAGACTATTACGAGACTTGCAAAAGACCTAATAGTCCTGCAATGAGAGATCCAAATCCTGTTATTATTATCTATCCAGGGGTTGGAATGTTTAGCTTTTCAAAGGATAAGCAAACCACTAGAGTGGCAAGTGAATTTTACATTAACGCCATTAACGTTATGCGAGGTGCAGAAGCAATAACCTCTTATACCGCTTTACCCAGACAAGAAGCATTTGATATAGAATACTGGTTGCTAGAAGAAGCAAAACTACAACGGATGCCTAAGGAAAAACCTCTTTCAAGAAAAATAGCTTTCGTTACTGGTGCGGGAGGAGGAATAGGAAAGGCAATTGCTGATAAATTGGCCCAAGAAGGTGCATGTGTAGTGTTGTCTGACATTTCTGAAGAACGATTAATCGAAGCAACTTCGTCTTATGGAAAAGATAAAGGGACGTATGCGGTTTGCGATGTAACGGATAGTAATTCCATTGCCGAAGCCCTTAAAAAATCTTGTTTGGAATTTGGCGGAGTGGATATCGTGGTGCATAGTGCAGGACTGGCTATCTCGAAGTCGCTTGAAGATACAACAGAAAAGGATTGGGATATACTACAAGATGTTTTGGTTAAAGGACAGTTTGAGTTAATTAAACAAGGTGTAGCAATCATGCGCTTACAAGGGTTAAGTGGGGATGTTGTTTCTATTGCAAGTAAAAATGGATTGGTCTCAGGACCAAATAACGTCGGTTACGGAACTGCAAAGGCAGCGCAACAACACATGGTTAGATTACTTGCTGCCGAATTAGGTAAGGATAAAATTCGTGTTAATACCGTGAACCCCGATGGAGTGATAGTTGGAAGTAAAATATGGGAAGGTGAATGGGCTGAAGGTCGGGCTAAAGCTTATGGCATTTCAGTTGATGAATTGCCTGCGCATTATGCTAAGCGAAATCTTTTAAATGAAATTATTTATCCTAGCGATATTGCTAATGGGGTTTTTGCCTGTGTAGCAGTGTTAGATAAAACAACAGGGAATATAATTAATGTAGATGGTGGAATGGCCAATGCATTTGTTAGATAA
- a CDS encoding TIM barrel protein yields MVLKREEIAALNQKNVNDHRDQYEFLSNQLDKKGIDVSRIKTLLEKFQVAIPSWALGAGGTRFGRFSFYGEPSTLEQKIEDVGLLHALTNSAGAISLHIPWDIPEDYLAIKQLAESHNLVFDAVNSNTFQDQKDSPHSYKFGSLCNLNADVRNQAIQHNIDVVEIGKKLGSKSLTVWLADGSNFPGQHNFQTVLNNTQESLNSIYNVLPPDWKLFIEYKPYEPNFYSTVIQDWGTSFMLANGCGDRAYTLVDLGHHLPNTNIEQIVSTLMLKGKLGGFHFNDSKYGDDDLTVGSIKPYSLFLIFNSLVYGIENNPQNPYPAWMIDASHNIKDPIEDLIQSLEAILEAYSKALLIDQEALKVAQHNNDVVKCQEILQDAYRTDVRPLLRQVRLENNSALDPIKTYRELKVRQKLIDLRGKHTVASGL; encoded by the coding sequence ATGGTACTGAAGAGAGAGGAAATAGCTGCCTTAAATCAAAAGAATGTAAACGACCATCGGGACCAATATGAGTTTCTATCAAATCAGTTAGATAAAAAAGGAATTGATGTTAGTAGAATTAAAACTCTTTTAGAAAAGTTTCAGGTTGCAATTCCTAGTTGGGCATTAGGTGCTGGCGGAACAAGATTCGGAAGATTTTCATTTTACGGAGAACCTTCTACGTTGGAACAAAAAATTGAAGATGTTGGTTTATTACACGCACTAACAAACTCTGCAGGAGCAATTTCACTTCATATTCCTTGGGATATACCGGAAGACTATCTAGCAATTAAACAATTAGCAGAATCCCATAATTTGGTTTTTGATGCCGTTAATTCAAATACTTTTCAAGATCAAAAAGACAGCCCTCACAGCTATAAATTTGGGTCATTGTGTAATTTAAACGCCGATGTCCGCAACCAAGCCATTCAACATAATATAGATGTAGTTGAAATCGGCAAAAAATTAGGTTCCAAAAGCTTAACCGTTTGGTTGGCGGATGGCTCTAATTTTCCTGGTCAGCATAATTTTCAGACTGTCTTGAATAACACTCAAGAAAGCCTAAATTCAATTTATAATGTTCTGCCTCCCGATTGGAAACTTTTTATTGAATACAAACCTTACGAACCTAATTTTTATAGCACTGTAATACAAGATTGGGGAACCTCCTTTATGTTAGCTAATGGTTGTGGCGATAGGGCATATACATTGGTTGATCTTGGACATCATTTGCCGAACACCAACATTGAGCAAATTGTTTCAACCTTAATGTTGAAAGGTAAACTAGGAGGTTTTCATTTTAACGATAGTAAGTATGGTGATGATGATTTAACGGTAGGCAGCATTAAACCTTATTCCTTATTTCTTATTTTCAACTCCCTGGTTTATGGAATTGAAAATAATCCTCAAAATCCATATCCGGCTTGGATGATTGATGCAAGCCATAACATAAAAGACCCCATTGAAGATTTAATACAATCCTTGGAGGCAATCCTTGAAGCGTACTCAAAAGCCTTATTAATAGATCAGGAAGCCTTAAAAGTCGCTCAGCACAATAATGATGTAGTTAAATGCCAAGAAATACTTCAGGATGCCTACAGAACAGATGTTCGCCCCTTGTTAAGACAAGTTAGACTTGAAAACAATAGTGCATTAGACCCGATTAAAACCTACAGAGAATTAAAAGTTAGACAAAAACTGATAGATTTAAGAGGGAAACACACCGTTGCCTCTGGTCTATAA
- a CDS encoding GntR family transcriptional regulator, with amino-acid sequence MFTAELIKINESSRIPKYKQIVESIINDIAKGKLEIGKKIPSINEVSETCNLSRDTVEKAYRELKCRKVIVSVKGKGFYIAKTDLISKLNIFFLINKPSSYKMRIYNSFVNEIGANGHVTLSIYHCDEGLFRKELQKSMGAYDYYVIMLHFKDENLTHVSCPDSVLGEINKIPRDKLIILDNDKPEIGGNYGAIYQNFKKDIYDSLIEAMDKLRKYDKLILVYPTKSVFPYPRRILHGFVSFCGEFNFDYEILDQVYDDMELQSRDAYIIIEEMDLVNLVKQVNDKKKILGDDIGIISYNDTPLKELLGITVISTDFRTMGATAAYMVLKNKKEKVRNVFRYIERNSV; translated from the coding sequence ATGTTCACTGCTGAGTTAATTAAGATAAACGAATCTTCTAGGATACCAAAGTACAAGCAAATAGTTGAATCTATAATCAATGACATTGCAAAAGGTAAATTGGAAATTGGCAAGAAAATTCCGTCGATTAACGAAGTGAGCGAAACATGCAACTTGTCTCGGGATACTGTTGAAAAGGCATATAGGGAACTTAAGTGTAGGAAGGTAATTGTATCCGTTAAAGGGAAAGGTTTTTATATTGCGAAAACAGATTTAATTTCTAAGCTTAACATCTTTTTTCTTATTAATAAGCCCAGCTCTTATAAGATGCGTATTTACAATTCATTCGTTAATGAAATTGGAGCGAATGGCCATGTAACCTTATCAATTTACCATTGTGATGAAGGTCTGTTTAGGAAGGAGCTTCAGAAAAGCATGGGTGCATATGATTATTATGTAATTATGTTACATTTCAAAGATGAGAATTTAACGCATGTAAGTTGTCCCGATAGTGTTTTGGGTGAAATAAATAAAATCCCCAGGGATAAACTCATCATTCTAGACAATGATAAGCCGGAAATAGGGGGCAATTACGGAGCCATTTATCAAAACTTCAAAAAGGATATTTACGATTCTCTTATAGAAGCCATGGATAAGCTTAGGAAGTATGATAAACTAATACTGGTATATCCAACCAAATCGGTTTTTCCATATCCTAGAAGAATCTTACATGGATTTGTAAGTTTTTGCGGAGAGTTTAACTTCGATTACGAAATCTTGGACCAAGTTTATGATGACATGGAGCTTCAGAGTCGTGATGCCTATATTATTATTGAAGAAATGGACCTGGTTAACCTTGTTAAACAGGTTAATGACAAGAAAAAGATCCTTGGCGACGATATTGGAATCATCTCATATAATGATACGCCACTAAAAGAATTGTTAGGAATAACGGTAATTTCTACAGACTTCAGAACGATGGGGGCTACAGCTGCTTATATGGTGTTGAAAAACAAGAAGGAAAAAGTCCGCAATGTATTTCGATATATAGAGCGAAATTCGGTCTAA